In Acidobacteriota bacterium, the genomic window TCGATGAACGCCAGTACTCGACTTTCCTTTTGCACGGCGTCACCGGAAGCGGCAAAACTGAGATCTACATCCGCGCGATGCGTGACGCGGTCAACCGGGGACTCACCGCGCTGATGCTTGTGCCCGAGATTTCGCTGACTCCCGTCTTCTCTCGCCGATTGAGAGCGCAGTTTGGCGAAGCGGTTGCCATCCTTCACTCGAGCCTTTCTGAAGGCGAACGCAACGATGAGTGGCGGCGCATCAAAGACGGGGACGCGCGAGTCGTAATCGGCACTCGTTCGGCGGTGTTCGCTCCGCTCGACAAGCTTGGCGTGGTCATCGTCGACGAAGAGCACGACGGCTCGTACAAGCAGGGTGAAACGCCGCGATACCACGGCCGCGACACCGCGATTGTGCGAGCCTCGCGAGCCGGCGCAGTCATCGTGCTGGGTTCCGCAACGCCTTCGCTCGAATCGTTTCACAACGCGCACGCGGGCAAGTACGTCTATCTCAGGCTTGAAGCTCGTTACCGGGATCGCGCGCTCGCCGAAGTCCAAACCGTGGATATGCGCGAGGTGTTCAAGCGTCACGGGAAAGCGCAGACGTTGTCGGACGAGTTGAAATCGGCGATCGCCGAGACGTTTGCGCGAGGCGAGCAATCGATGATCCTGCTAAACCGGCGCGGCTTCTCTTCGTTTTTGTTGTGCCGGTCGTGCGGGCTCGCGATTCACTGTCCCAACTGCGATGTGACGCTGACCTATCATCGCTACAATTCGAGCCTGCAGTGTCACTACTGCAACTACATCAGGCCGGTGCCGCGCGTGTGCGATGCGTGCGAAGGCGAATACATTCACTACGTCGGTCTGGGAACGGAGCAGCTCGAAGCGCAACTCAAAGAGATGTTTCCCGAGATGAACATAGCGAGGCTCGATCGGGATACGACACGAAGGCGCGGCAGCTTCGAGCAAATCATAATGGAATTTGCCGGCGGGGGAATCGACTTGCTCGTTGGCACGCAGATGATCGCCAAGGGTCACGACTTTCATAACGTGACTCTTGTGGGCGTGGTCTCGGTTGACGCCGGGCTGGGGCTACCCGACTTTCGTGCAGCCGAGCGAACGTTTCAACTGCTCACTCAAGTAGCGGGACGCGCGGGGCGAGGCGACCGGCCCGGGCGCGTGATAATACAAACCTATCACCCGGAGCACTACTCACTCGTATGCGCACGCGACCAAAACTACGAAGAGTTCTACCGGCGAGAGATTGCCTTTAGGCGCACGATGCACTACCCGCCGTTCTCCGCGTTGATCAACGTATTGATCCACGACAAGGATCACGATCGCGCGAACAATACCGCGATGGACTTCGCGCGAGAGCTGCGCCAAGCCGCGAAGGGTTCGGACTTGCGAGTGCTGGGCCCCGCGCCTGCCGCGATCTCGCGAATCAAAGGCGAGTACAGGTTTCAAGTCTTGATCAAAGCTCAGAGCCGGACGCGCGCGCGCGAAGCGTTAGACGTGGCCATGGACCGGGTGGCAGCGGACGGCCACAACCCACGGTCGATTTCCGTTGAAGTCGATCCGATGAACTTGATGTGAGCTGGGTGTATGGTTCGAATCGGAGCGCCCGCGTAGTGGCTCTATAGTTTGGAAATTTTCCCCGAAGGGGATCCGTCCTCCAGCCCAGGGTTGCGGTACTCGGCTACCCTGGGCAAAGACGGCGATGAGTTCCGACAACCCCGAACGGGGTTGTGGCATAGCTCTGCATGAAATGCGTCGTCCTGAAACTCGATAAACGATAACGATTCGAGACTATCGATCCGCTGGGTAGGTGTACACAACGAGGCTCGGCCGCAACCCCGTTGGGGTTGGGGAACTCGTCGCCGTCTTCCCAGGGTAGCCGAGTACAGCAACCCTGGGCTGGAGGACGGATCCCCTTCGGGGAAAATTTCCAAACTGTAGACCGCTCGTACACGGGGGCTGGCGGCACTCTAAGGCAACGAACCCTCGGGCACGAGCCAGGAATGAATGTCGATCACCAGTCTCCCAGTCTTGACCGTCGGGTCCCCTTCAGCCAGCGCTTTGGCCTCATCGATCGAGTTAACCTTGAACACAAATACTCCTGCGTACTCCCCGGCGTTCTCGAAGGGACCGGCAATCACCAGCTTGCCCGAGCTCGCCATGCTGTTGATGTGGGCCATGTGGTCTGCCTGAAGCTTTTCGGTTTCAGGTGTTCGCGTGCCGGTCCATTTCGGGCCGCGGCGCAGGAAAGCAAAGTAGTAAGTAGTCATTTTCATTGGCTGCGCAGGCGGCTTCATGACGCCCTTGGCGGCCCACCACTTCAGGACTTCCACCGAAAAGCCTCCCACCTTCACCAGGGGATCTGCTTCTTCCCATGCTCGCGCCTCCTCTGCAGAGGAAGCGTTGAGCACAAATACTCCGGCGATTCGCGTGTCGTCGCCGAATGGACCGGCGATCGCGGCCTTGCCGCTGGCTATAAGGCTTTGCACGTGTTTGGAATGGGCCGGGAAAAGCTGTTGCGCTTCAGCCTTCTGGGCGCCGGTCCAGTTTGCCGGTTTGACAAGCAAGCACAAATAAAAGGCCCCCATCTCGACTTTGAATTCTTGCGCTTTCGTAATCGAAGTCGGAACGGCAACCGCCGGCCAACACATGATGGCCGCGCACCCAATCAGTTTCCTCAAACTTGATCTCATCCTCACGCCTGGCCAGAGTTTCATCATCGGTTATTCCTCCGTTAATTGGTGTCCAGCTATTCTATTAACCGTTTGCTGCGCTTTCTTTATCTGTCGATTAGACGCGGCTGAGATCGAGCCTGACAGAATCATGTACGAGGTGGCCGCCTCGCACGCAGCCGCGCTGGGCTTGGGGGAGTTCGAAACCGATCTGCTCGAGATGGCAGGAGTCGAAAAGAACACGAACTTTTCTTCGCGAGCGTCATCACAGGACACCGGCTATTGCCGCTCATATCGAGGCTCTTTGGCTGGGCTCAGACTTCTGACGATGAACGGCGAGCTGCACCAAAGAACCACTCTTCTGAAGCTGCAGATTGACCTCTCTCACTTGAGCTTGAATGCAGTTCTCAAGAACTCCTTCACGCCCTCTCCCCCGGTGACGCTAAGCCAAACAGGCTCCTCTTGCCGGCCGACCTCAAGCTCGAAACGAAAGAACGAACAACACACTCGCTCGAGACTAATGAACTCAGCAATCGCGAGAATGTTCGCTTTTGTTCCGGGCAGTCCTACAGCATAGCCGTTCGCCAACTCGCGAACGTTCTCGGCTTTCGAAAACAGTTGCTTGTGCAGCTCTTGTTGTCGTATTCGTTCGGCCGCGGTCAATCCGAGAAGATTGCAAGCGATTGGTGGATCGGTCATTGACTTGCTCTCCGTCTTACCCTGTTGGGCTGGCCGTGCTTTGCCGGTCTGTTTCTGTTGCGCAGATGCCGAAGCGGCTACCAGCAGGGTCAAGCCTGCCGCCGACAGCAAGGCGATTCTTACGGCTGTGATCCGGTTGTGCATAGCGTTCTCCTTAAGTTTTCGATTCTCGATCAAAGAGCTTGACGAACACGCACGCGGGGAACTGCTCGGGGCAATCGCAGCGGCTCAGGCCATGATGAATTGCCTCACGCATAGACTGGAGCTGGCGGATTTTCTCGTCTATCGCATTGAGTCTGGCCTCGGCGAGCGCCCGCATCTCCACAATTGTGTGAGCCCCGCTCTCGCGCATATCCAGCAGCGATTTTATCTCGGTGAGAGTGAAGCCCAATCCCTTGGCTTGCTTTACGAACCGAATCGACATCACCGCGTCCTCGGTGTACTCTCGGTAACCCGACGCGCGCCGGCCGGGCTTCTTGAGCAGTCCGAGTCGCTCATAGAGACGAACCGTCTGAACGTTGACGTCTGCCTGCGCCGCTACTTGACCGACCGTCATTACAAACCCCCACCCCGCGAATTTGTATTATCAACCTTGTACCAAAGTATAGAGTCAA contains:
- the priA gene encoding primosomal protein N', yielding MFAEVAVPIYIRQTFTYRLPGDMAARAEIGCRVLVPFGKKFLTAFIVDLHESLQSDVDESDIKEVEELLDESPVITREILELTRWISDYYFAPWGECLRAALPAGAISISEQVLTLTEAGRTALAHQRRTHDASSKQRALELLAGEGFVPSRQLEREFPKPCAAALIRQLTRDGLISVSQRIAQTRMKPKLHNVVRLIDPGEDQKPLNEKQRRVVEVLASASDGMPFSELLDAADVSSSVVRTLEKRGVVEVFAREIRRDPLAHIAKEETAPVTLTAEQRHAFDQIAAKIDERQYSTFLLHGVTGSGKTEIYIRAMRDAVNRGLTALMLVPEISLTPVFSRRLRAQFGEAVAILHSSLSEGERNDEWRRIKDGDARVVIGTRSAVFAPLDKLGVVIVDEEHDGSYKQGETPRYHGRDTAIVRASRAGAVIVLGSATPSLESFHNAHAGKYVYLRLEARYRDRALAEVQTVDMREVFKRHGKAQTLSDELKSAIAETFARGEQSMILLNRRGFSSFLLCRSCGLAIHCPNCDVTLTYHRYNSSLQCHYCNYIRPVPRVCDACEGEYIHYVGLGTEQLEAQLKEMFPEMNIARLDRDTTRRRGSFEQIIMEFAGGGIDLLVGTQMIAKGHDFHNVTLVGVVSVDAGLGLPDFRAAERTFQLLTQVAGRAGRGDRPGRVIIQTYHPEHYSLVCARDQNYEEFYRREIAFRRTMHYPPFSALINVLIHDKDHDRANNTAMDFARELRQAAKGSDLRVLGPAPAAISRIKGEYRFQVLIKAQSRTRAREALDVAMDRVAADGHNPRSISVEVDPMNLM
- a CDS encoding YciI family protein, with the protein product MRKLIGCAAIMCWPAVAVPTSITKAQEFKVEMGAFYLCLLVKPANWTGAQKAEAQQLFPAHSKHVQSLIASGKAAIAGPFGDDTRIAGVFVLNASSAEEARAWEEADPLVKVGGFSVEVLKWWAAKGVMKPPAQPMKMTTYYFAFLRRGPKWTGTRTPETEKLQADHMAHINSMASSGKLVIAGPFENAGEYAGVFVFKVNSIDEAKALAEGDPTVKTGRLVIDIHSWLVPEGSLP
- a CDS encoding heavy metal-responsive transcriptional regulator, encoding MTVGQVAAQADVNVQTVRLYERLGLLKKPGRRASGYREYTEDAVMSIRFVKQAKGLGFTLTEIKSLLDMRESGAHTIVEMRALAEARLNAIDEKIRQLQSMREAIHHGLSRCDCPEQFPACVFVKLFDRESKT